A genome region from Dehalococcoidia bacterium includes the following:
- a CDS encoding enoyl-CoA hydratase-related protein — translation MSYSCIIYETRDRVAIITLNRPEKLNAWTSTMAAEIGDALRRSNENDDIGAIVVTGAGRAFCAGADVIEEFKRRADAQDAGDVREQSERSAAGSFVNLQDELRYGKPSIAAINGYGVGVGLTFPLNCDFRIAAENARLNTMFLRVGLVPEFGSSYLLPRIVGLAKACELVYIPRWIEADEALAIGLVNKVVPADRLMPEAMEMAKTIAAGPAFALKKAKELLYRNLDSDQSKAAMLEVQYFAECMATAEHREGIRAFVEKREPDFQRPEVRGQRKE, via the coding sequence TGCATCATTTATGAGACCCGGGACAGGGTAGCGATCATTACTCTGAACAGACCGGAGAAGCTGAACGCCTGGACTTCCACCATGGCTGCCGAGATAGGCGACGCGCTACGCCGCTCGAACGAGAACGACGATATCGGGGCGATCGTCGTCACCGGCGCCGGACGCGCGTTCTGCGCCGGGGCGGACGTGATCGAGGAGTTCAAGCGCCGCGCCGACGCCCAGGACGCTGGTGATGTCAGGGAACAGTCTGAACGGTCGGCGGCAGGGAGCTTTGTCAATCTGCAGGACGAGCTCCGATACGGCAAGCCGAGCATCGCCGCCATAAACGGCTACGGAGTCGGCGTGGGACTGACGTTTCCCCTGAACTGCGACTTCCGCATCGCTGCTGAGAACGCGCGCTTGAACACGATGTTCCTGCGGGTGGGCCTTGTGCCCGAGTTCGGGTCGTCGTACCTGCTGCCGCGCATCGTCGGGCTGGCGAAGGCGTGCGAGCTGGTATACATACCGCGCTGGATCGAGGCGGACGAGGCGCTGGCGATAGGCCTCGTCAACAAGGTCGTGCCGGCCGACAGGCTGATGCCGGAAGCGATGGAGATGGCGAAGACGATTGCCGCCGGCCCCGCCTTCGCGCTGAAGAAGGCGAAGGAGCTGCTGTACCGCAACCTCGACTCCGACCAGTCCAAGGCGGCGATGCTGGAGGTGCAGTACTTCGCGGAGTGCATGGCGACGGCGGAGCACCGCGAGGGCATTCGCGCCTTTGTCGAAAAACGGGAGCCCGACTTCCAGCGGCCGGAAGTGAGGGGCCAGCGGAAAGAATAG